In one Drosophila pseudoobscura strain MV-25-SWS-2005 chromosome X, UCI_Dpse_MV25, whole genome shotgun sequence genomic region, the following are encoded:
- the Nedd4 gene encoding E3 ubiquitin-protein ligase Nedd-4 isoform X3 encodes MSARSSGSVAAVAAMSAAASSSSAAASGGDVPRPPPRRRAASVAGQQQTRQEFGNGHTPRRSLAAVNDSGDSCHLRIVVLSGQSLAKKDIFGASDPYVRIDLNTINGDINIDSVLTKTKKKTLNPSWNEEFIFRVKPSEHKLVFQVFDENRLTRDDFLGMVELTLVNLPTEQEGRTIGDQGYTLRPRSSAKSRIKGNLKIYHAFIRETREQSEPSSSNSDGEWEHVEATNASDTSAQPHPFPTGGNDALPAGWEERQDANGRTYYVNHTARTTQWERPTVLNSNSGQSADQLASDFQRRFHISVDETETGRSADAVSRNSLEDESTAVNTPEATTPTTISPPNTTPTIHNENNGNGNGSGNMLSDPTQDTTSFVYNSLRHPVAARPPEISATSLQNDLRPVRQAPDVPDIAMTTILTRRAIDNMAYNLGRHEQEHNQQQQQQQRQQRRRQQMQLHIQQHQQRQQQQNRQLPEVDLRQQRRRQQQQQQQQQQQLQLQLHLQPHPHLNEDNDHTDSHNSSEISAPPTRRNSEEDNAAVPPQDQNAGGEEEALPPRWSMQVAPNGRTFFIDHASRRTTWIDPRNGRASPMPNQTRRVEDDLGPLPEGWEERVHTDGRVFYIDHNTRTTQWEDPRLSNPNIAGQAVPYSRDYKQKYEYFKSHIRKPTNVPNKLEIRIRRTSILEDSYRIISSVTKTDLLKTKLWVEFEGETGLDYGGLAREWFYLLSKEMFNPYYGLFEYSAMDNYTLQINNGSGLCNEEHLSYFKFIGRIAGMAVYHGKLLDAFFIRPFYKMMLQKPIDLKDMESVDTEYYNSLMWIKENDPRILELTFCLDDDVLGQKSQHDLKPGGANIDVTNENKDEYIKLVIEWRFVARVKEQMSSFLDGFGSIIPLNLIKIFDEHELELLMCGIQNIDVKDWRENTLYKGDYHMNHIIIQWFWRAVLSFSNEMRSRLLQFVTGTSRVPMNGFKELYGSNGPQMFTIEKWGTPNNFPRAHTCFNRLDLPPYEGYLQLKDKLIKAIEGSQGFAGVD; translated from the exons ATGTCGGCACGTTCCAGCGGTTCTGTGGCTGCCGTGGCCGCAATGTCCGCCGCcgcctcatcatcatcggccGCAGCATCCGGGGGCGATGTGCCGCGCCCACCGCCGCGGCGCCGGGCCGCCTCTGTTGCGGGACAACAGCAGACGCGTCAGGAGTTCGGCAATGGACACACGCCACGTCGATCGTTGGCTGCAGTG AACGACTCTGGCGACTCGTGTCATCTGCGGATTGTGGTGCTCAGCGGCCAGTCCCTGGCCAAGAAGGACATATTCGGCGCCAG CGATCCATATGTCCGAATCGATTTGAACACAATCAATGGTGATATTAATATTGACTCGGttttgacaaaaacaaaaaagaag ACACTGAATCCATCCTGGAACGAGGAGTTCATATTCAGA GTGAAACCCTCTGAGCATAAGCTTGTCTTTCAAGTATTCGACGAGAATCGGCTGACTCGCGACGACTTTCTGGGCATGGTCGAGCTCACGCTGGTCAATCTGCCCACAGAGCAGGAGGGCCGGACGATCGGCGACCAAGGCTACACTCTGCGTCCGCGCAG cagcgcCAAATCCCGCATCAAGGGCAATCTGAAGATCTATCACGCCTTCATCCGCGAGACGCGCGAACAGAGCGAGCCCtcgagcagcaacagcgatgGGGAATGGGAGCACGTGGAGGCCACCAATGCCAGCGACACGTCAGCGCAGCCG CATCCGTTTCCTACTGGCGGCAACGATGCCTTGCCCGCCGGCTGGGAGGAGCGACAGGATGCCAATGGGCGCACATATTATGTGAATCACACGGCAAGGACGACGCAATGGGAGAGACCCACTGT TTTGAATAGCAACAGTGGCCAGTCGGCCGATCAACTGGCCTCTGATTTCCAGCGACGTTTTCACATCAGCGTGGACGAAACGGAGACTGGACGCTCGGCG GATGCCGTCAGTCGCAATAGTTTAGAGGACGAAAGCACAGCAGTAAACACACCAGAAGCAACCACACCAACCACAATCTCACCACCAAACACCACACCAACGATCCACAACGAgaacaatggcaatggcaatggcagtgggaATATGTTGAGCGATCCGACACAGGATACAACCAG TTTTGTTTACAATTCCCTGCGACATCCTGTTGCCGCTAGGCCACCCGAAATCTCAGCCACCAGCTTGCAAAACGATTTGCGTCCGGTGCGCCAGGCGCCCGATGTACCAGACATTGCCATGACCACGATCCTGACACGGCGGGCCATCGACAACATGGCCTACAATCTGGGACGGCACGAGCAGGAGCAtaaccaacagcagcagcagcagcagcggcagcagcggcggcgccagcaaatgcagctgcatatacagcagcaccagcagcggcaacagcagcagaacagaCAATTG CCCGAAGTAGATCTTCGCCAGCAACGACgccgccagcaacagcagcagcaacagcaacagcagcagctccagctccagttgcaCTTGCAGCCACATCCGCATCTG AACGAAGACAACGATCACACAGACAGCCACAATTCCTCAGAGATCTCAGCTCCGCCCACCCGACGCAATTCCGAGGAAGACAATGCGGCTGTGCCACCACAGGATCAA AATGCTGGCGGCGAGGAGGAGGCACTGCCACCGCGCTGGTCCATGCAAGTGGCGCCCAACGGCCGCACTTTCTTCATTGACCATGCCTCGCGTCGCACCACCTGGATAGATCCACGCAATGGACGGGCCAGTCCCATGCCAAACCAGACACGACGCGTCGAGGACGACCTGGGACCCTTGCCGGAGGGCTGGGAGGAGCGTGTGCATACGGATGGGCGTGTATTCTACATAGATCACA ATACACGCACCACACAGTGGGAGGATCCACGTTTGTCCAATCCAAACATTGCCGGACAGGCGGTGCCCTATTCGAGGGACTACAAAcagaaatacgagtatttcaaGAGTCACATTAGAAAGCCT ACAAACGTACCAAATAAACTGGAAATACGCATTCGCCGTACATCCATATTGGAGGACTCGTACCGAATCATCAGTTCGGTGACAAAAACAGATCTACTGAAGACTAAGTTGTGGGTGGAATTTGAGGGAGAGACTGGTTTAG ATTACGGTGGCCTTGCTAGGGAGTGGTTCTATTTACTATCCAAAGAAATGTTTAATCCATACTACGGACTATTTGAGTACTCGGCGATGGATAACTACACATTGCAAATCAACAACGGCAGCGGTTTGTGCAATGAGGAGCATTTAAGTTACTTCAA ATTCATTGGACGGATTGCTGGCATGGCTGTATATCATGGCAAGCTGCTGGATGCCTTCTTTATTCGTCCTTTCTACAAGATGATGCTGCAAAAGCCCATCGACCTGAAGGACATGGAGTCTGTGGACACGGAGTACTACAACTCGTTGATGTGGATCAAGGAGAACGATCCGCGCATTCTGGAGCTGACATTCTGCCTGGACGATGATGTGCTGGGCCAGAAGAGCCAGCACGACCTGAAGCCTGGTGGCGCCAACATAGACGTGACCAATGAGAACAAAGACGAGTACATCAA GCTCGTCATTGAATGGCGCTTTGTCGCGCGCGTCAAGGAACAAATGTCGTCCTTCCTCGACGGCTTTGGCTCGATTATTCCCCTGAATCTGATAAAGATCTTCGATGAGcacgagctggagctgctgatGTGCGGCATCCAGAACATCGATGTCAAGGACTGGCGCGAGAATACGCTGTACAAGGGCGACTATCACATGAATCACATAATTATCCAATGGTTCTGGCGTGCCGTTCTCTCCTTTTCCAACGAGATGCGCTCTCGCCTCCTACAGTTCGTGACCGGCACCTCGCGCGTGCCCATGAATGGTTTCAAAGAGCTGTACGGCTCGAATGGCCCACAGATGTTCACCATTGAGAAGTGGGGCACACCCAACAACTTTCCACGGGCACACACTTG CTTTAATCGCCTGGACCTGCCGCCCTACGA
- the Nedd4 gene encoding E3 ubiquitin-protein ligase Nedd-4 isoform X4 encodes MSARSSGSVAAVAAMSAAASSSSAAASGGDVPRPPPRRRAASVAGQQQTRQEFGNGHTPRRSLAAVNDSGDSCHLRIVVLSGQSLAKKDIFGASDPYVRIDLNTINGDINIDSVLTKTKKKTLNPSWNEEFIFRVKPSEHKLVFQVFDENRLTRDDFLGMVELTLVNLPTEQEGRTIGDQGYTLRPRSAKSRIKGNLKIYHAFIRETREQSEPSSSNSDGEWEHVEATNASDTSAQPHPFPTGGNDALPAGWEERQDANGRTYYVNHTARTTQWERPTVLNSNSGQSADQLASDFQRRFHISVDETETGRSADAVSRNSLEDESTAVNTPEATTPTTISPPNTTPTIHNENNGNGNGSGNMLSDPTQDTTSFVYNSLRHPVAARPPEISATSLQNDLRPVRQAPDVPDIAMTTILTRRAIDNMAYNLGRHEQEHNQQQQQQQRQQRRRQQMQLHIQQHQQRQQQQNRQLPEVDLRQQRRRQQQQQQQQQQQLQLQLHLQPHPHLNEDNDHTDSHNSSEISAPPTRRNSEEDNAAVPPQDQNAGGEEEALPPRWSMQVAPNGRTFFIDHASRRTTWIDPRNGRASPMPNQTRRVEDDLGPLPEGWEERVHTDGRVFYIDHNTRTTQWEDPRLSNPNIAGQAVPYSRDYKQKYEYFKSHIRKPTNVPNKLEIRIRRTSILEDSYRIISSVTKTDLLKTKLWVEFEGETGLDYGGLAREWFYLLSKEMFNPYYGLFEYSAMDNYTLQINNGSGLCNEEHLSYFKFIGRIAGMAVYHGKLLDAFFIRPFYKMMLQKPIDLKDMESVDTEYYNSLMWIKENDPRILELTFCLDDDVLGQKSQHDLKPGGANIDVTNENKDEYIKLVIEWRFVARVKEQMSSFLDGFGSIIPLNLIKIFDEHELELLMCGIQNIDVKDWRENTLYKGDYHMNHIIIQWFWRAVLSFSNEMRSRLLQFVTGTSRVPMNGFKELYGSNGPQMFTIEKWGTPNNFPRAHTCFNRLDLPPYEGYLQLKDKLIKAIEGSQGFAGVD; translated from the exons ATGTCGGCACGTTCCAGCGGTTCTGTGGCTGCCGTGGCCGCAATGTCCGCCGCcgcctcatcatcatcggccGCAGCATCCGGGGGCGATGTGCCGCGCCCACCGCCGCGGCGCCGGGCCGCCTCTGTTGCGGGACAACAGCAGACGCGTCAGGAGTTCGGCAATGGACACACGCCACGTCGATCGTTGGCTGCAGTG AACGACTCTGGCGACTCGTGTCATCTGCGGATTGTGGTGCTCAGCGGCCAGTCCCTGGCCAAGAAGGACATATTCGGCGCCAG CGATCCATATGTCCGAATCGATTTGAACACAATCAATGGTGATATTAATATTGACTCGGttttgacaaaaacaaaaaagaag ACACTGAATCCATCCTGGAACGAGGAGTTCATATTCAGA GTGAAACCCTCTGAGCATAAGCTTGTCTTTCAAGTATTCGACGAGAATCGGCTGACTCGCGACGACTTTCTGGGCATGGTCGAGCTCACGCTGGTCAATCTGCCCACAGAGCAGGAGGGCCGGACGATCGGCGACCAAGGCTACACTCTGCGTCCGCGCAG cgcCAAATCCCGCATCAAGGGCAATCTGAAGATCTATCACGCCTTCATCCGCGAGACGCGCGAACAGAGCGAGCCCtcgagcagcaacagcgatgGGGAATGGGAGCACGTGGAGGCCACCAATGCCAGCGACACGTCAGCGCAGCCG CATCCGTTTCCTACTGGCGGCAACGATGCCTTGCCCGCCGGCTGGGAGGAGCGACAGGATGCCAATGGGCGCACATATTATGTGAATCACACGGCAAGGACGACGCAATGGGAGAGACCCACTGT TTTGAATAGCAACAGTGGCCAGTCGGCCGATCAACTGGCCTCTGATTTCCAGCGACGTTTTCACATCAGCGTGGACGAAACGGAGACTGGACGCTCGGCG GATGCCGTCAGTCGCAATAGTTTAGAGGACGAAAGCACAGCAGTAAACACACCAGAAGCAACCACACCAACCACAATCTCACCACCAAACACCACACCAACGATCCACAACGAgaacaatggcaatggcaatggcagtgggaATATGTTGAGCGATCCGACACAGGATACAACCAG TTTTGTTTACAATTCCCTGCGACATCCTGTTGCCGCTAGGCCACCCGAAATCTCAGCCACCAGCTTGCAAAACGATTTGCGTCCGGTGCGCCAGGCGCCCGATGTACCAGACATTGCCATGACCACGATCCTGACACGGCGGGCCATCGACAACATGGCCTACAATCTGGGACGGCACGAGCAGGAGCAtaaccaacagcagcagcagcagcagcggcagcagcggcggcgccagcaaatgcagctgcatatacagcagcaccagcagcggcaacagcagcagaacagaCAATTG CCCGAAGTAGATCTTCGCCAGCAACGACgccgccagcaacagcagcagcaacagcaacagcagcagctccagctccagttgcaCTTGCAGCCACATCCGCATCTG AACGAAGACAACGATCACACAGACAGCCACAATTCCTCAGAGATCTCAGCTCCGCCCACCCGACGCAATTCCGAGGAAGACAATGCGGCTGTGCCACCACAGGATCAA AATGCTGGCGGCGAGGAGGAGGCACTGCCACCGCGCTGGTCCATGCAAGTGGCGCCCAACGGCCGCACTTTCTTCATTGACCATGCCTCGCGTCGCACCACCTGGATAGATCCACGCAATGGACGGGCCAGTCCCATGCCAAACCAGACACGACGCGTCGAGGACGACCTGGGACCCTTGCCGGAGGGCTGGGAGGAGCGTGTGCATACGGATGGGCGTGTATTCTACATAGATCACA ATACACGCACCACACAGTGGGAGGATCCACGTTTGTCCAATCCAAACATTGCCGGACAGGCGGTGCCCTATTCGAGGGACTACAAAcagaaatacgagtatttcaaGAGTCACATTAGAAAGCCT ACAAACGTACCAAATAAACTGGAAATACGCATTCGCCGTACATCCATATTGGAGGACTCGTACCGAATCATCAGTTCGGTGACAAAAACAGATCTACTGAAGACTAAGTTGTGGGTGGAATTTGAGGGAGAGACTGGTTTAG ATTACGGTGGCCTTGCTAGGGAGTGGTTCTATTTACTATCCAAAGAAATGTTTAATCCATACTACGGACTATTTGAGTACTCGGCGATGGATAACTACACATTGCAAATCAACAACGGCAGCGGTTTGTGCAATGAGGAGCATTTAAGTTACTTCAA ATTCATTGGACGGATTGCTGGCATGGCTGTATATCATGGCAAGCTGCTGGATGCCTTCTTTATTCGTCCTTTCTACAAGATGATGCTGCAAAAGCCCATCGACCTGAAGGACATGGAGTCTGTGGACACGGAGTACTACAACTCGTTGATGTGGATCAAGGAGAACGATCCGCGCATTCTGGAGCTGACATTCTGCCTGGACGATGATGTGCTGGGCCAGAAGAGCCAGCACGACCTGAAGCCTGGTGGCGCCAACATAGACGTGACCAATGAGAACAAAGACGAGTACATCAA GCTCGTCATTGAATGGCGCTTTGTCGCGCGCGTCAAGGAACAAATGTCGTCCTTCCTCGACGGCTTTGGCTCGATTATTCCCCTGAATCTGATAAAGATCTTCGATGAGcacgagctggagctgctgatGTGCGGCATCCAGAACATCGATGTCAAGGACTGGCGCGAGAATACGCTGTACAAGGGCGACTATCACATGAATCACATAATTATCCAATGGTTCTGGCGTGCCGTTCTCTCCTTTTCCAACGAGATGCGCTCTCGCCTCCTACAGTTCGTGACCGGCACCTCGCGCGTGCCCATGAATGGTTTCAAAGAGCTGTACGGCTCGAATGGCCCACAGATGTTCACCATTGAGAAGTGGGGCACACCCAACAACTTTCCACGGGCACACACTTG CTTTAATCGCCTGGACCTGCCGCCCTACGA
- the Nedd4 gene encoding E3 ubiquitin-protein ligase Nedd-4 isoform X9 gives MSARSSGSVAAVAAMSAAASSSSAAASGGDVPRPPPRRRAASVAGQQQTRQEFGNGHTPRRSLAAVNDSGDSCHLRIVVLSGQSLAKKDIFGASDPYVRIDLNTINGDINIDSVLTKTKKKTLNPSWNEEFIFRVKPSEHKLVFQVFDENRLTRDDFLGMVELTLVNLPTEQEGRTIGDQGYTLRPRRSVGSAKSRIKGNLKIYHAFIRETREQSEPSSSNSDGEWEHVEATNASDTSAQPHPFPTGGNDALPAGWEERQDANGRTYYVNHTARTTQWERPTVLNSNSGQSADQLASDFQRRFHISVDETETGRSARSRNGPAAQTLVTLASEEDRDRTDDEVNEPESESESESVPVVDLQNNQSNCLHCGEAHVEDEQNVDANGDSEASADANAEEQPISNAVQICDILDRNLYLGRIFNEDNDHTDSHNSSEISAPPTRRNSEEDNAAVPPQDQNAGGEEEALPPRWSMQVAPNGRTFFIDHASRRTTWIDPRNGRASPMPNQTRRVEDDLGPLPEGWEERVHTDGRVFYIDHNTRTTQWEDPRLSNPNIAGQAVPYSRDYKQKYEYFKSHIRKPTNVPNKLEIRIRRTSILEDSYRIISSVTKTDLLKTKLWVEFEGETGLDYGGLAREWFYLLSKEMFNPYYGLFEYSAMDNYTLQINNGSGLCNEEHLSYFKFIGRIAGMAVYHGKLLDAFFIRPFYKMMLQKPIDLKDMESVDTEYYNSLMWIKENDPRILELTFCLDDDVLGQKSQHDLKPGGANIDVTNENKDEYIKLVIEWRFVARVKEQMSSFLDGFGSIIPLNLIKIFDEHELELLMCGIQNIDVKDWRENTLYKGDYHMNHIIIQWFWRAVLSFSNEMRSRLLQFVTGTSRVPMNGFKELYGSNGPQMFTIEKWGTPNNFPRAHTCFNRLDLPPYEGYLQLKDKLIKAIEGSQGFAGVD, from the exons ATGTCGGCACGTTCCAGCGGTTCTGTGGCTGCCGTGGCCGCAATGTCCGCCGCcgcctcatcatcatcggccGCAGCATCCGGGGGCGATGTGCCGCGCCCACCGCCGCGGCGCCGGGCCGCCTCTGTTGCGGGACAACAGCAGACGCGTCAGGAGTTCGGCAATGGACACACGCCACGTCGATCGTTGGCTGCAGTG AACGACTCTGGCGACTCGTGTCATCTGCGGATTGTGGTGCTCAGCGGCCAGTCCCTGGCCAAGAAGGACATATTCGGCGCCAG CGATCCATATGTCCGAATCGATTTGAACACAATCAATGGTGATATTAATATTGACTCGGttttgacaaaaacaaaaaagaag ACACTGAATCCATCCTGGAACGAGGAGTTCATATTCAGA GTGAAACCCTCTGAGCATAAGCTTGTCTTTCAAGTATTCGACGAGAATCGGCTGACTCGCGACGACTTTCTGGGCATGGTCGAGCTCACGCTGGTCAATCTGCCCACAGAGCAGGAGGGCCGGACGATCGGCGACCAAGGCTACACTCTGCGTCCGCGCAGGTCAGTAGG cagcgcCAAATCCCGCATCAAGGGCAATCTGAAGATCTATCACGCCTTCATCCGCGAGACGCGCGAACAGAGCGAGCCCtcgagcagcaacagcgatgGGGAATGGGAGCACGTGGAGGCCACCAATGCCAGCGACACGTCAGCGCAGCCG CATCCGTTTCCTACTGGCGGCAACGATGCCTTGCCCGCCGGCTGGGAGGAGCGACAGGATGCCAATGGGCGCACATATTATGTGAATCACACGGCAAGGACGACGCAATGGGAGAGACCCACTGT TTTGAATAGCAACAGTGGCCAGTCGGCCGATCAACTGGCCTCTGATTTCCAGCGACGTTTTCACATCAGCGTGGACGAAACGGAGACTGGACGCTCGGCG AGATCCAGAAACGGCCCTGCAGCCCAGACTCTGGTGACTCTGGCCAGTGAAGAGGATCGGGATCGGACCGACGATGAAGTAAACGAGCcagagtccgagtccgagtccgagagtGTGCCAGTTGTCGACCTACAGAATAATCAATCGAATTGTCTGCATTGCGGCGAGGCACATGTTGAGGATGAGCAGAATGTGGATGCGAATGGTGATTCCGAAGCCAGTGCCGATGCCAATGCGGAGGAGCAACCCATTTCTAATGCTGTGCAAATCTGTGATATACTCGATAGGAACTTGTACCTGGGACGCatattt AACGAAGACAACGATCACACAGACAGCCACAATTCCTCAGAGATCTCAGCTCCGCCCACCCGACGCAATTCCGAGGAAGACAATGCGGCTGTGCCACCACAGGATCAA AATGCTGGCGGCGAGGAGGAGGCACTGCCACCGCGCTGGTCCATGCAAGTGGCGCCCAACGGCCGCACTTTCTTCATTGACCATGCCTCGCGTCGCACCACCTGGATAGATCCACGCAATGGACGGGCCAGTCCCATGCCAAACCAGACACGACGCGTCGAGGACGACCTGGGACCCTTGCCGGAGGGCTGGGAGGAGCGTGTGCATACGGATGGGCGTGTATTCTACATAGATCACA ATACACGCACCACACAGTGGGAGGATCCACGTTTGTCCAATCCAAACATTGCCGGACAGGCGGTGCCCTATTCGAGGGACTACAAAcagaaatacgagtatttcaaGAGTCACATTAGAAAGCCT ACAAACGTACCAAATAAACTGGAAATACGCATTCGCCGTACATCCATATTGGAGGACTCGTACCGAATCATCAGTTCGGTGACAAAAACAGATCTACTGAAGACTAAGTTGTGGGTGGAATTTGAGGGAGAGACTGGTTTAG ATTACGGTGGCCTTGCTAGGGAGTGGTTCTATTTACTATCCAAAGAAATGTTTAATCCATACTACGGACTATTTGAGTACTCGGCGATGGATAACTACACATTGCAAATCAACAACGGCAGCGGTTTGTGCAATGAGGAGCATTTAAGTTACTTCAA ATTCATTGGACGGATTGCTGGCATGGCTGTATATCATGGCAAGCTGCTGGATGCCTTCTTTATTCGTCCTTTCTACAAGATGATGCTGCAAAAGCCCATCGACCTGAAGGACATGGAGTCTGTGGACACGGAGTACTACAACTCGTTGATGTGGATCAAGGAGAACGATCCGCGCATTCTGGAGCTGACATTCTGCCTGGACGATGATGTGCTGGGCCAGAAGAGCCAGCACGACCTGAAGCCTGGTGGCGCCAACATAGACGTGACCAATGAGAACAAAGACGAGTACATCAA GCTCGTCATTGAATGGCGCTTTGTCGCGCGCGTCAAGGAACAAATGTCGTCCTTCCTCGACGGCTTTGGCTCGATTATTCCCCTGAATCTGATAAAGATCTTCGATGAGcacgagctggagctgctgatGTGCGGCATCCAGAACATCGATGTCAAGGACTGGCGCGAGAATACGCTGTACAAGGGCGACTATCACATGAATCACATAATTATCCAATGGTTCTGGCGTGCCGTTCTCTCCTTTTCCAACGAGATGCGCTCTCGCCTCCTACAGTTCGTGACCGGCACCTCGCGCGTGCCCATGAATGGTTTCAAAGAGCTGTACGGCTCGAATGGCCCACAGATGTTCACCATTGAGAAGTGGGGCACACCCAACAACTTTCCACGGGCACACACTTG CTTTAATCGCCTGGACCTGCCGCCCTACGA